Part of the Ictalurus furcatus strain D&B chromosome 19, Billie_1.0, whole genome shotgun sequence genome, CACAGCGAGCCCGTATCTCTATTACATAATCCCCTGTTTCAGGCATGGGGAAGTCGATGTAGTGCCTGCCGGTGGTGTACAGTTTCCCATAGCGCTCCCCTTCTTTtctaaacaaaatctaaaaagcCAGGAAGATAAAGTGTGAAcataacaccaaaaaaaaaacagcataattgaattaattaaaaaaatgtatttaattctcAATTATTGGTAAGTAAATTTGTATTTggaatcatatatatatatatatatatatatataatatgtgctATCTATGATGGGGACTTGATTTTTCAGTCTAAGGATGGTTTGCTTCACTGGCAGTGTCAGCTATTTGAACTTGAAGTCgagagttaacagcaacagattcTAAATGCTAATGCCACACATGAAATCAACTTTATCAATCAAACGACCAATCCAATTTTTATAGTGTTTGAATACCTTTTAacatcttttttattattatttataaatatttaatttttcatcATATTTATAATTAGAAATTCAAATCACATTATGTGTATAGgtttgaagtggatatatgcagtggaagtatatatatatataaacaatacatAGTGGTCTCCAAAACTGATGTAACTAGTGCATGTTTAACACAATTGTGGTTCTAATAGGTGTGAATGACTGGCAACTGGTTTATCTCTGATACTAAAAAAGAAGACACACCTTGTATCCCTCCACATAAGACTCATTCCAATAGTTGTAGATGTGATCCCAGTAGATATACAGCCATTTGCGTGTAAAGCTGACATATTTGTATACTCTTAGATGTCGATTTGGAGCTGAAAAAATCAATAGATTGTAAAGACACAGTCATTTGTATTATGTGCAGTTAAATCCAAGCACACAACACATATTTGTAAGACTTGGTTAGATATAACAGGGCTGGTTTTCTCATAGAAATTACATAATATTGGTGATGAAAGCTTCACGAGTGACTAGCAGTATGTATATTTGTAGATTCATGAATACATTGCATTTACATTGTGCATAAATTCCCAAGGATTCGGTTATATGCTTACGTGGTCTCCTGGTAAACATTTCACAGTGCTCACTGGGTGGTCCAAGTCCAGCTCCATTGTAAGCACGCACCTCAATAAGGTAGTGCGAGTCAGGCCGCATGTTCTCCAAACGAGTCTGGTTAACTGAGCTGTGGACCAGAACACGAGAGGCTGCTGCCTCATTGTCATCATATTTCCTCCAGTAGCGTATCTGAACAGGAATCAAACACAGCCATTAGAACTACATTTATAGGGTTCGGCAATGGGGTGCTTGAAGGATAAGAATGTTAACTGTACATAGGGTTGATTTAACCCCCATGTTAAAGTGTGCATCAAGACTGGGATCCTGTGAGATCTCAAACAAGTTTCACATATAGGCTCTTAGGTGGGCAGTAAGGAGCAGACAGAAATGAAGTTCACAGAACAAAGAGAGATAGCACATAACCAATCATGCTTCTGAATTCAAGGGCACCAGAAGGCAGGCAAATTACATTGCTGTTTTAAATTTTTCGttaaagaaaagcaaaacaaaacaagaaaaaaaaaaatttattattgtttattattgttcttcACTTTCAGCCAAAAACCAAGTTCTGCATTGACATAAAATTTTTCTTTGGGTGATTGCTGCTATAGCAATCTTAAGTCACTGACCCATACAACTACAGCATAATCACACTTTATTTATGCAGATCATAAGCTTTATTATGAGTAattatttgttgtgtttttgaggACTTACCTGGTAGCCATCTACCCAGTGAGGAGGAACTTGAAAAACTTGTAGCCACCACACTAGAGCCTCAGTGGAGGTAACCTGGCGGGCATAAACATCCAGTGGTGCCTCCGAGGGGGCTGCACAAATGTAACACGgctaatcaaatatttatctgACAATTACTATAAAGcagcatttataaaaaaaaaaagtattagtgGTAACGGGTATTTTTTTCCAACATCATATGACAACTATGCATACAATAAATGGGCTATCACCATGTGCCAGCAGTGGATTTTGAATAAACAGTGTAAGAGCCATTATGCTGTAGTCAATGTCTGTTGTAATTTCATTGTTTAACACTGGGTGTAGTATGTGTCTAATTAGAATATAGGTAGCCAGAGAGTAAGAGAAGCCAGGTGTGTAATGGAGGGAAGCACAACAATTTTAACAGTGTCAGGACAAGTGGAATCTGGTGGGATTACTATATGTTTGTGCATTGGAACTGCGAGTTTAAAAGGACATCAACGAGctttgtgataaataaagtgGATAAAAGCAGTACTAGACTAGAAGCATGTCTTGTTCGGAACTCACACATCGGAAACAACCCTACAACACCTCTAAGTGACAAGATGGCCATTTGtcactacatacagtatgttaacATGTTTAGCAcatcaaaacatgaaaatatttattactgTCATTactcattttcacacacaaaataaatgttacatttatttatgtttaattttgaAACTATATTCAGTTTGTACATCTTATGGACTCTTCATATCTGTAAGGTCCTGATGcctaaaatgaattaataataaataaaataattaattttagtTAAGTTAATGTCCTGGACTTCCTTGAAATAAACTTCATTTTTTATTCAGGTATTACTATGATTTGGCCTGAGTCCTGAAAGTTCCCTTGTTTGGTTATCATGTTCCTAGTCAGAGCCATGGAGTAATGTCTTACCGCTCTCAGATGAGAACACCACTTTGGTCAGGCTGTATGGTCCCTCTCCTTTGTTGTTGTAACCTTTCACTTTGACTTGTATCTCAGTGTTGGGTATAATGCCGTCCTTGTAGACGTAGCGTCTCGACTCTGGATCAGCCACCGTTGACCACTTCCATTCGTAGTCCTCATGGGGCTTGAAACCTACTATATAGCCAAACTTCTTACCAAAAAAGTACTGGGGCTTCATGGGCTGGGGAAAGGTATGAGAACATGATGTTCAGGAAATATTATTCAGGAAAGACTGCTGAGTATTATTACTATGTCACGGAATATTAAAGACACATAAGAATAATTAGACTTACTGTCCAAGTCACTATGAGCTCTCCATTCAAGCCTACATAACCATTTACATCAGTGGGAGCCATGGTGGGAACTGAAATTATACGAAGTTAAGGTTAACCTTATTTCATTAGCAGATTTTTGTAGTTCTTTATAAATATTGTCAAAACAATAAGCAATTAATTAGTAATGCTTTATTAAGTAGCATAAATCAGCACATGTGAACTCACTGGCATCCCAGGTTTTAATTTTGATGGAGGGCACACTGCACTCTCCTGCTCCCAGATCATTGATGGCATATACCCGAAATTCATACTCCATCCAAGGATACAGGTCAGTGACCTTGGCTGTATCAGCTTTCCCATCCAGGAACACAGGAGCTAAACAAGGCAGACCTTATATCAGTAATTTCATCTGAGTTAATACTAAACTGAACAGAGCTCGACAGTGTATTTAACAACCCTGTGcatgaaattaataaatactacAGGTCAACTTGAAAACCGGATGACCAGGGATGTTTTCGCTCTGACATGCCATCTAGTGGATGTCACTTTTAGTCCTGCAGATCTACATATGATACACATGCGAATACAATATGCGAACAATGGCATTCACGTTGTCGCTGCTTGTGCGCATACAGTCATGCTTCAAATGCGAACTGGTCTATAAACTTTTGTCTTCCTCTAGTGGACTCACATGTCACTGCAGTTTTCCAGTCCTCTGGGTCTAGAGAGTAGAAGTCTCTGGTTTCAATAATGTGCTGGATGAGTGGACTACTATGATCTGAGCCCAGACTCCAAACCAACTTCACTGATGTGTCTCTGATCTCCTCCACACGCACCCCTCCAGGAGGACCAGGCCTAGCTgatacatgaaaagatatattCTCACTCAAGTATCAAAGAACGTATAATTTTGTGTTAGAATAtcgccagtccattgcagagtattgcatacacattcatatactCATTCCCACCTAAAGGCAATCTGGAGTAGTCAATGcacctactggtatgtttttggaatgtgggagaaaaccagagtacctgcaGTAAGCCCAAAAGTACATGGGCACTCTGCACAGATAGTAACTCTGGATTGGACCCTGGAGCTTTGAAACAGccatgctacccactgcaccaataatagtgataataataataataataatgataataataataaatgtttgagTAAATTAAGCTCAGCCACATGAGAACTGATTGAGATGTGGTGACcatattgtttaaaaatctcTCAAGTTTACAAGACTCTCCTCAGTATTTTGAGACCAATTATGTGAAGATATGCTGCAATTCCTAGGACTAGTTAGGTATTAAATCAAATTAGGTAAAAATCTAAGCAGGGAGAGCCTAATGGCCTACACTGCAAATTGATTCACAATTAGCCAAGGAATCAGTAGAAAGACATATCAGGCTCAAAAGTACTAACTATTGACCAGATTTCACTTTTGTATGACCTATGATTTAGTCTGCACATCTCTttcaagagaagaaaaaaaaagtaaattaaagtaaataacactttggttgcgtatcccttgcttgcaataactgcatcaagccggtgacccgctgacatcaccaaactgttacattcttcttttgtgttgcttttccatgCTTGTAGTGCAACttatttcagttgtttgtttgtggggGTTTCTCCCATCAGTTGCCTcttcagaaggtgaaatgctgctcaactgggttaaggtctggtgattgacttggccagtctaaaatgtTCCACTTTTcaccctgataaagtcctttgttgtggtggcagtgtgttttggatcattgtcttgctgtatgatgAAGTTGCTCCCAATTTATTTGGaggcatttctctgtaaattggcagacagaatgttcctgtaaacttttgaatttattctgttgctaccatcatgagttccaccatcaataaagattagtgagcctgttccagaagcagccatacaaGCCCAAGCCATAAAACTACCTCCACCATACTTCACTGAataagttgtttgttttggatcataaatatatcctttctttctacacattttggcctttccatcactttggtagaggttaatcttggttccagaacttttgtggatcatctctgtatttctttatgaattccaatctggctttctgattcttactgctgatgagtagttggcatcttgtggtatggcctctatatttctgctctcaaagtcttcttcaaatggtgggttgtgataccttcacccatTCCCTGTGGAGGTCGTTGGTGATGTcattgactgttgtttttgggtttttcttcacagttctcacaatgtttctgtcagctg contains:
- the LOC128623689 gene encoding contactin-1-like, which produces MEYEFRVYAINDLGAGECSVPSIKIKTWDAIPTMAPTDVNGYVGLNGELIVTWTPMKPQYFFGKKFGYIVGFKPHEDYEWKWSTVADPESRRYVYKDGIIPNTEIQVKVKGYNNKGEGPYSLTKVVFSSESAPSEAPLDVYARQVTSTEALVWWLQVFQVPPHWVDGYQVSPQKHNK
- the LOC128623493 gene encoding contactin-1-like: MRPDSHYLIEVRAYNGAGLGPPSEHCEMFTRRPPPNRHLRVYKYVSFTRKWLYIYWDHIYNYWNESYVEGYKILFRKEGERYGKLYTTGRHYIDFPMPETGDYVIEIRARCEGGDGPISQIQVQGAAILNSQSLCAVALLLMVMACMNLGL